In Mercenaria mercenaria strain notata chromosome 13, MADL_Memer_1, whole genome shotgun sequence, the DNA window gaagcattttttGTTCTTCATACATTTAGGGCTTTTgttgttacttggcacaaatgttcacaaccatgagatggagtgtcatacgcaagaacaagttccctaggtcttaggtcaatcacacttagaagccaaatgtcagatacaaaaatgactttgtccagagcatttcttcttcatgcatggagggattttgatgtaacttggcacaaatgttcgccacCATGAGATGGATTTTCATGCGTACCTAGTTCTAAAAttattccctttgttgttactataaataacttatattgtaatttttttattaaagtcgagaccacttttctgtggtacaacatgcatgttacatccaatttgtaggtgtgTTTTGACCTATTGTGACCTGTTAAGGATTATTGtgtggatgatttttttttaatgtaagatcaactttcctttgtttttactttaaataacttatattgtaacttttttaattgaccgtagggaaaaaccaagaccactttgcTATGGTACAacataattttttctttcaaatcttaggtgtattttaatgatGCTCTACCCGGAGAGGATGTTTTGcgaacttagaaaaacaaaataaagatttcttgtggacttacttcCCTATGTTGTTACtatcgttactataaatagcttattcttgaaacttttttacCCGGTTGTTAGAATTGCAAATGTCATTGTTTGGGCTTACTGTCaaccaaacttatacagaatatgttttactgtaacatatacatgacgggcgtatattgtaaCATTCTGGCATTCTTGTTGTCATTATAGCGACAATTTTGAAGTTATCAATACAAGTgctttacaaatttattttcagttatcacatgtaagcttttctcAACTTATAAAAGAGGAAATAATACCAGCTTTTCGTTCAGAAATGGTCAAGATAATTGATGAAAAACTCACGATCGTAGATCACCGCCTTTGCCCAAGATGTTTTCACACAACGTTACAAGACGAACGCGGGCCAAATCTGAACAACAGGAATTTACATACAAGCAGTACAGAAACGGTGTCTCTAGATGTGCCTGACATAGAACAACAAAATACCAGCTTAAAAGTAACAAATGAGGCTGACATTAAAACCTTTGAAACTGAAAGCAATAGCTTGGAGTCGTTCAGTTATCTTGTAGACCATGAAAAAGAGCAGCACTATTCGTCGACACATACAAAACAAAGTAACAGATATGAGACATACAGATCTACGATACAGGGTCAAGATGAAACTCAACCCAAATCTGCAGAATCATTGTCAGAAAATATTCCACCTAGGCTAATAAAGACGGAGAAACATAAATACATCGGTAAATTCGGAGGTTTTATGTGATTTCCTGTTAGCTAGCCTTATTCTTACTCCTTCCTTAAAGACACATTTCAAGTAATAATATTTCAGTTTGTAGGCATAAATACTCATAATTACCTGTACCCATATACTcgtaatatattgattttaatcaaataaagttATATTGTCCCTGTTATTTGACTGAGTATGCACGTATTGGTCAAAGTCGGAAGGCCGAAGACCAACACAACTGCCAAGAAGACATATAATAGGAATGAAATAGcttatttaatgatgatttaattatCCAGCTCCGTATTGGTCCCCTCAATTcaatcagtcaaaatgcttgaatcccGTATAGGCCCTGTTTATGATATTTGCTCAGTTGAATTTGTTCCTGACTCAGTCTGTTTATTATGATATGCACGATTAATCTTGTGATTAATATAATGTAGTTAAATAATAACGTATCATAATGTTTTCAACAGTTATCATTATACCGTATCACACTGATGACTTTAAACGATATAATGAATAATTCTGTTATTAGGGAGACCTTTATCAAAGCTGGATAAGAGGGAATGTCTAGCAACTGCGTTGCAGTGGCATATAGAAGAGCTTGTGGATGGCATTGTGTTCAAAGACAGTGAACTACCAGACAGTCTTCTAGCAACTGCCAAGAAGACAAATAATAGGAATGAAATAGcttatttaatgatgatttaattatCCAGCTCCGTATTGGTCCCCTCAATTCaaccagtcaaaatgcttgaatcccATATAGGTCCTGTTTATGATATTTGTTCAGTTGAATTTGTTCCTGGCTCAGTCTGTTTATTATGATATGCACGATTAATCTTGTGATTAATATAATGTAGTTAAATAATAACGTATCATAATGTTTTCAACAGTTATCATTATACCGTATCACACTGATGACTTTAAACGATATAATGAATAATTCTGTTACTAGGGAGACCTTTATCAAAGCTGGATAAGAGGGAATGTCTAGCAACTGCGTTGCAGTGGCATATAGAAGAGCTTGTGGATGGCATTGTGTTCAAAGACAGTGAACTACCAGACAGTCTTCTAGCAGATGGATGTCTTACTGAAGACGAATGTGCAGATGTGAGAAAACAGCTTGATCGCAAAGACCAAGTACGTTTCCTTCTCAGTATAATAAAAGGGCGAGACTTTGATGTTCTAAAGCGATTTCTAAAGCATCTGAAGTCTCACAATCCAACTGTGGCTAAGAGTATAGATGAAACATTCAAACAGAATAAGAAACGCGGCATGAAGAGTTCCAAATGTGCCCTCTGCAAACTATTTCAAGTGAATATAGAGTATGTTGTTGATATTCTATGGAAAAATAATCTCATAGATGACAGTTTATATAATTTGATCGTTCGAACAGATAAACCAAATGTGGATCCGAGCTATCTCTGGAATTGTGTGATAGagtctttgaataaatgttgtgaCAAAGATTCATCACACGTTCGTCGCATAATTGGAAATGCATTGACAAAGAAACATCACTATCATCACATAGCAAAAAGTATTGAATGGATGATAAATACAGATAGAGCCCTAAGGTGTCGTTGTTCGTTGCGACATAATTATGACAATACTTTTCTTTCATTGGGGTCTCTTGTATCGTCAAGGTCACCAAAATCCTCGGAATCTGAATTACGTAGGTATTCACAAAGTGACTTAAGTCTTTCTACCACCGCTGAGATAGGAAGCTTTGAAGAAGCTCAAAGGGGAAGTACACCACAACCATATGAAGTAAAGGTATGTTTATTGTTTCCCGCATTGACATTATATTTCCGATTAAATCATTCCTTATTTCAAGTATTCGAGTATCTTTTTATATTATAACAACGTTATAGGTTTGTGTTAAGGGGACGtagactttgaaattagaaaaagtgggtggggtatgataaaatttatctgcaaaaatGTACAAAGTTTCGGTACATGAATGggtactgtttcaactgttattagtacacaaaggaatgctcactaaaataaagatgaaaaacccttaaataagaaagttattgttgaattacattcAACTCATTGTGAACATTCAAAGtgaacaattaatattttttgtgtgaaaataatagCACTGTACATTGtccaaatatttacaaatattctacagattcttatttaaagaaaaaagtgtAATATGTTcactatctttattttcattttgcataccgtaagctaaaacacagtatttagtttgtttacaaagtagtgcatatgaaaagatatggtggtcaaggaaggccacattccaaaactgaaaaagtataatccccttaatacattaaacgattattgttacagaagtcgagttgcttgcaataagggcctagaaatgatTCCATTAtgaattttcaacttggtattcacgAAATGCAATGTACTTACATATcgaaacacattcaacaaacttttgaaaatgtgttttcttaaaaatctttaaaacatggtatgaaatttggttgagagatCGAATTAATGTGAATATGtgcaaaataactttcaaatctcattcacaaaacttactaatacacagcaggaatgtcaatgatcgaAATTCGACAAAAACACAATTATTCTCACTTTTATGCCATTTTGTAGAATGACATGTTATGCCTTTGCAATGCTAGTCCCACtcagacatttttgtttatatttttatcaatgagaaagatggcGTCGATCCCGAGTTGAGAATTTTTACTTCTTTAAGCAAACCTGGTACGTTAGAAAGAAAAACTCAGAAGTACAACATTATTTGTTACACTGGTATTGtacaaaacctgttttttttttcttatacaaaaccTTATTATTTTGTGTTggatgtactttcacaaagacctctgttttcttattacattcatagtaccgcatccttatccacaaagtactgagtATTACAGGTGTCCATGTGTATTATATCAAATtaggaatatattttttatcttcccaccatcaatttctCAAAAATCCGTCCCTTCGTCATTTTTGCATGAAGTGTGAaagtagcaatatgcgtccccttaatcatCGTAAGTATTATTACTATTACAActgtaatgaaagaaattaccatgttatACATCATACACTCAAGAAagatatgaaattaatctatttaaaaggttatttgctaaataaagaattcaacagtgtgtaaatgacgtcataaacacacaaaatggctgcctcaatgatcagccattttcttagattcaaactgccatatatttttcaataatggCCTGATTTAAAAATTCTTCAGTGTTATGCTTagggatggctttcatataaaattaacttattgtcaggcattccttgccctttaaaaaCAGTGTCTTCTTATGTTAATAagttatgttatcatgtcaaagtattaACATGACTAGTTTACATCAtcagacactgtttcgacaagttaacactaCACTTTGGCTTAATAAGATAGCTTTTGAACTGAATAAGACACagtttgacaagttaacatcatgCTCTTTCGTGATTACACGAAACGTCCAgacataagacagctgcggcgtttCATAGTTAAAACCTCTTCTAACATAGAACATTAAACACTCTAACAtgaatatattctatttttattatatactattATTAAATGTTAATGAAATGTTCGGAAATGTCAACGTTGTTTGGATCACGTTAACGTCATTTCCTTCTGAATTATCCACTGAGGGTCGTCGTAAGTTTACGCGTGGCTATGCCATTATGCATGCGTTAAAAGGTGTGTTTACAGCGCGCGAGCCCGAGAATCTCAACATCAAAATCTGCAAGACATCCAACAGCGTGTGCAATTCTAGAAATTTGTTCACAGTTTTTGGTAAAAGTAAGGGTTTCTTGGCCAAATAGATTTGGTCGATGACATCGAATTATATGCCCCTCACCGCTTTTGGTCCAAAACCCAACTTTAGAAGGtactaaaatatatcatatgaaacaaataaataaacgaaAAAGCTGAATTAAGATATATGAAAATCGTTTCTATAATACAGAAAGATTTGAACGTAATTGTTTTTGTGTAGTATTGATTGAAAGAATGAATGgctaaaatataatatttaatatgaaTATGAATCGGAtatgctcatttttcaaaaactgcaaactTTCTATAATATATGAGATTatgtttcaaaaaatatgtaCACATGCTTGAACGGCCTAATCTATCT includes these proteins:
- the LOC128547745 gene encoding uncharacterized protein LOC128547745; translated protein: MFRSKSVKKKDVRSKSHERVSVSEPYNVRHDIYTGETGLYESKEDPVPPLVLCPEISENDVHSTLSHVSFSQLIKEEIIPAFRSEMVKIIDEKLTIVDHRLCPRCFHTTLQDERGPNLNNRNLHTSSTETVSLDVPDIEQQNTSLKVTNEADIKTFETESNSLESFSYLVDHEKEQHYSSTHTKQSNRYETYRSTIQGQDETQPKSAESLSENIPPRLIKTEKHKYIGRPLSKLDKRECLATALQWHIEELVDGIVFKDSELPDSLLATAKKTNNRNEIAYLMMI
- the LOC123529744 gene encoding uncharacterized protein LOC123529744 — encoded protein: MLESHIGPVYDICSVEFVPGSVWRPLSKLDKRECLATALQWHIEELVDGIVFKDSELPDSLLADGCLTEDECADVRKQLDRKDQVRFLLSIIKGRDFDVLKRFLKHLKSHNPTVAKSIDETFKQNKKRGMKSSKCALCKLFQVNIEYVVDILWKNNLIDDSLYNLIVRTDKPNVDPSYLWNCVIESLNKCCDKDSSHVRRIIGNALTKKHHYHHIAKSIEWMINTDRALRCRCSLRHNYDNTFLSLGSLVSSRSPKSSESELRRYSQSDLSLSTTAEIGSFEEAQRGSTPQPYEVKACEEKQNWLISSIEAVSAETHKNQKTPTDTTHEDTVDNGQETQDVLTCKTGQDNTDTKYPAESLTTTESHEDTYLGNVHGMQNSSQKYTHEQEESIKTKYTAEQNQSSPVKGSVIANKQVKTSKTDQENTETNYFVKREPHTGRTHENNVHGNGQETQNDFTSKSEPESTEIKCHEKKKSLTSAKQDNINDENEQETQNGITSKTEQDNTKIECFEKTET